In the Blautia coccoides genome, TATGTCGATGAAAAGGATAAGACGGCTGCGGAAACAGCAGTTCAGGAACAGAAAGAAAAATTTAAAGAAGAGATTGTAACGGAAGTTCTGCCTTTGGATCATTTCTATCTGGCCGAAGATTATCATCAGGACTACCTGGATAAAAATTCCGATGGCTACTGCCACATCAATCTAAAAGAAGCCGATGATTTTATTGAGGAGGAAGGACTTGGCACGAACACACTCTCTGATCAGATCAAGCCGGAGAATTACCTGATGCCGGATGAGAAAGAATTAGAGGAAAGGCTCACTGATATCCAGTACCAGGTGACACAGAACAGTGATACAGAACGCCCTTACAGCAATGAATACGCAGATAATTTTGAAAAAGGGATCTATGTGGATGTAGTCACAGGAGAACCGCTGTTCAGCTCAGAAGATAAATTTGATTCCGGATGTGGGTGGCCAAGCTTTTCAAAGACGATCATACCAGAGGTTGTGACTGAAAAAACAGACTCCACTTTTAATATGAAACGCACAGAAGTAAGAAGCCGGGCAGGTGATTCGCATCTCGGCCACGTCTTTCCCGACGGGCCGGCTGAACTTGGAGGACTGCGCTACTGCATCAACAGCGCCTCCGTACGTTTCATTCCCGATGATCTTCTTGATACAGAAGGTTACGGATTCTTAAAACAAATATTTGATCAATAAAATAACTGCCGGAACCTACAGGCTTGTCCTCCTGGTTCCGGCAGTTCTGTCCTCACTAATATTTCATATCAAACCCATCCACAAGCCGCCTGCTGTATAATCTTCCTGCCTCCCGCAGTGCAGGCAGCATATAGTCTTTGTTAAAACGAATCACCGGAACACGGTCATAAGCCCGCATACCCATATGCTTCAGCGCTTCCTCCATATTATGAAGACATTCCACAGCCCCCAGCCCGGTTCCTCCTGCACAAGCGATCAGAAAGCATCTTTTCTGGTTCAAATAACCATTATGCCCTGTCTCGCATCTTCTAAGCCGGTCGGTAAATGCTTTCATGGCCTCTGTGGTATCATGCCAGTAGACAGCAGTGATCCATACAATTCCCTCTGCATCTGCCAGCTTCCCATAAGTCTTCTCAAAATCATCTTCAATAACACACACCCCTTTGGAACGACAGGCACCCCAGCCGTTTCCACACGCACGGCAGTGTTCCAGATTCAGATGATTCAGATAAATCTCTTCCACATCAGCACCGTTTTCCCGTATTCCTTCAGCTATAGCCCCCTTAGCTGACGCCGTCAATCCATCTTCATTGGCACTTGACCATACGATCGCTATCGACATACCTTTTCCTCCCTTCCCTTTTTAGAGAGCAGTTCCCTTCTTTGGCACAAAGAATTTTTCCATGGAAACGCCCTCATGTTCCAGTAATGCTATTTTTTTCTCAATACCGCCGGCATATCCTGTCAGACTGCCGTTTGATCCCACTACACGATGGCAGGGGATGATTATGGAGATGGGATTGTGCCCTACAGCTCCCCCCACAGCCTGCGCTGACATT is a window encoding:
- the msrB gene encoding peptide-methionine (R)-S-oxide reductase MsrB; translated protein: MRNKENAHTIYLAGGCFWGLEAYMKKLPGVYDTDVGYANGNTENPTYEQVCNENTGHAETVKVVYDTSQITTKQILDGFFKVVDPTSFNRQGSDSGSQYRSGIYYVDEKDKTAAETAVQEQKEKFKEEIVTEVLPLDHFYLAEDYHQDYLDKNSDGYCHINLKEADDFIEEEGLGTNTLSDQIKPENYLMPDEKELEERLTDIQYQVTQNSDTERPYSNEYADNFEKGIYVDVVTGEPLFSSEDKFDSGCGWPSFSKTIIPEVVTEKTDSTFNMKRTEVRSRAGDSHLGHVFPDGPAELGGLRYCINSASVRFIPDDLLDTEGYGFLKQIFDQ
- a CDS encoding flavodoxin family protein, whose translation is MSIAIVWSSANEDGLTASAKGAIAEGIRENGADVEEIYLNHLNLEHCRACGNGWGACRSKGVCVIEDDFEKTYGKLADAEGIVWITAVYWHDTTEAMKAFTDRLRRCETGHNGYLNQKRCFLIACAGGTGLGAVECLHNMEEALKHMGMRAYDRVPVIRFNKDYMLPALREAGRLYSRRLVDGFDMKY